A window of the Drosophila simulans strain w501 chromosome 2L, Prin_Dsim_3.1, whole genome shotgun sequence genome harbors these coding sequences:
- the LOC6730806 gene encoding trichohyalin, which produces MSHPKRREKPSKETRWDRIRKRHLQANPLGLKTDAVRRLIETDYVGRRQERLLIEGEDSKQLNPGLIMDMRHKMFQKIPHKLPLATIAHDPNNSLEATKAHNLEVEQRFIDNQLQKFRQQLSRQFQRSKSHRVPPTKPDFKLNNGPLVKSLAQAAQHIDNFYNTPVQALSQVAQMCSETKSEATKSLIQQLRAEPEKEAEADMDCEWTEKEAQVVEIPAFVEEQVISFNALEYRNFTKQVQADESKAKLLRCRTPSPLTSTEEFFRPMRAAAERQMLHVRTVRHEEELLQENKQAQHPEGEPASLKRESSTCSNTSDGIDSVISDLAEEALYELQLEAAEKENKELEKELPIPPKLVQFQLPPKKTPTPTTHPIGDSEAEPEPEPLLIRRIDLPKVVVKPKEPEPKQPSSSSEDESDVEPTHEKQKIIEQLFQARANTQLVVMRKYFLKWIHFTTMEKIEREQGQSCQARDTRVQKINAFLDKVRQEKRRQRTETVAETSKITQKSLEKREEAVKMAKQFKNKLKVQQDIIDLQRIKLERQERLIMQLKLTKLSDEAKEAREDLKQELKTVIRCGDPKAKAKAKCLQLIGSLRDADDEEMDRLQGKALLQPRFLQHMQERATERSMRHEQARQRRAQAEAEREAAKQALEEAKRQEDEEAKRLRMEILKEKRRQEKMAKVLKERERQRFIENQRKAVEFSRKLLKRTGMEGFKRLLERKRENLVKSEEFRCRLITKNAFSSWHSYSTYRQREKIIKAEICWHNILKRRALYAWILYVQNEKSKMLVAIDWYALRSMEHWFARWHKYSTHCRMIEDSKTRQAISHHEWHLKWKVLDCWRRLPQILKIEKETEERRQRWRMKIWELLPDYKPREDSLW; this is translated from the exons ATGTCGCATCCTAAGCGACGTGAGAAGCCCAGCAAGGAGACTCGATGGGACCGCATACGCAAGCGCCACCTGCAAGCGAATCCTTTGGGACTGAAGACGGATGCAGTGCGTCGCCTAATCGAGACGGACTACGTTGGACGGCGACAGGAGCGGCTTCTGATTGAAGGAGAAGATTCTAAGCAGCTGAATCCTGGTCTGATAATGGACATGCGGCAtaaaatg TTTCAGAAGATACCACACAAACTTCCCCTGGCAACCATAGCCCATGACCCAAACAACTCCCTGGAAGCCACCAAAGCGCACAATCTTGAGGTGGAGCAGCGTTTCATTGATAATCAGCTACAGAAGTTTCGCCAGCAGTTGTCCAGGCAGTTCCAGCGGAGCAAGTCCCACCGCGTGCCGCCCACCAAGCCGGATTTTAAACTGAACAATGGACCGCTGGTGAAGAGTCTGGCACAGGCAGCCCAGCACATAGATAACTTCTATAACACTCCCGTCCAGGCCCTGAGTCAGGTGGCACAGATGTGCTCCGAGACCAAGTCGGAGGCAACCAAGAGTCTGATCCAGCAACTGAGGGCGGAACCAGAGAAGGAGGCAGAGGCGGACATGGATTGTGAGTGGACGGAGAAGGAAGCGCAGGTGGTAGAGATACCCGCGTTTGTAGAGGAGCAAGTGATTTCATTTAATGCCCTTGAGTACCGTAACTTCACCAAGCAAGTGCAGGCGGATGAGAGCAAGGCGAAGCTTCTGCGGTGCCGCACTCCAAGTCCGCTGACTTCCACCGAGGAGTTCTTTCGTCCCATGCGGGCGGCTGCCGAGCGCCAGATGCTCCATGTCCGTACCGTGCGCcacgaggaggagctgctgcaggagAACAAGCAGGCGCAGCATCCAGAAGGCGAACCAGCATCGCTAAAAAGAGAGTCCTCCACCTGCTCAAACACCAGCGATGGCATAGACTCCGTAATATCCGATTTGGCCGAGGAAGCGCTATATGAACTGCAGTTGGAAGCAGCTGAGAAGGAGAATAAAGAGCTTGAAAAGGAGTTACCCATTCCGCCAAAGCTTGTGCAGTTTCAATTGCCCCCAAAGAAGACTCCAACACCCACAACACATCCAATTGGAGATTCGGAAGCTGAGCCTGAGCCAGAACCGCTGCTCATCCGCCGCATAGACCTGCCGAAAGTAGTCGTCAAGCCCAAGGAACCCGAACCCAAACAGCCGTCCAGCTCCAGTGAAGATGAGTCGGATGTTGAGCCCACACATGAGAAGCAGAAGATCATCGAGCAGTTGTTTCAGGCCAGGGCGAACACCCAGTTGGTAGTGATGCGCAAGTACTTTCTCAAGTGGATACACTTCACAACGATGGAGAAGATTGAGAGAGAACAGGGGCAGTCGTGTCAGGCGCGAGACACCCGGGTGCAGAAGATCAACGCATTTCTGGACAAAGTGCGACAGGAAAAGAGGCGCCAGCGCACAGAAACGGTTGCCGAGACTAGCAAGATCACACAGAAATCTCTGGAGAAGCGCGAGGAGGCCGTCAAGATGGCCAAGCAGTTTAAGAACAA ACTCAAAGTGCAGCAGGACATCATTGACTTACAGCGCATCAAGCTGGAGCGGCAGGAGCGACTGATTATGCAGCTTAAGTTGACTAAGCTCAGCGACGAGGCCAAGGAGGCGCGTGAGGATCTCAAGCAGGAACTCAAAACGGTCATCCGGTGCGGGGATCCCAAGGCGAAAGCCAAGGCGAAGTGCTTGCAGCTGATCGGCAGCCTGCGCGATGCGGATGACGAGGAGATGGACCGGCTGCAGGGCAAAGCCCTGCTCCAGCCACGGTTTCTGCAGCACATGCAGGAGCGGGCCACAGAGCGGAGCATGCGTCATGAGCAGGCTCGTCAGCGGAGGGCTCAGGCAGAAGCCGAAAGGGAGGCAGCCAAGCAAGCTCTAGAGGAGGCTAAG CGCCAGGAGGACGAGGAAGCCAAGCGCCTCAGAATGGAGATCCTTAAAGAGAAGCGTCGCCAGGAGAAAATGGCAAAGGTGCTAAAGGAGCGCGAGCGACAACGTTTTATTGAGAACCAGCGGAAGGCCGTGGAGTTCAGTCGCAAGCTTCTAAAACGGACGGGCATGGAAGGCTTCAAAAGACTGCTGGAACGAAAACGCGAGAATCTGGTTAAGAGCGAGGAATTCCGTTGTCGG CTGATCACAAAGAACGCATTCAGTTCGTGGCACAGCTATTCGACATACAGACAGCGCGAGAAGATCATCAAGGCGGAGATCTGTTGGCACAACATCCTGAAGCGCCGCGCTCTGTACGCGTGGATTTTGTATGTGCAGAATGAGAAGAGCAAGATGCTAGTGGCGATCGATTGGTATGCGCTGCGTTCCATGGAACACTGGTTTGCGCGGTGGCACAAGTATTCCACGCACTGCCGGATGATTGAGGACAGCAAGACTCGGCAGGCCATCTCGCACCATGAGTG GCACCTGAAATGGAAGGTCCTGGACTGCTGGCGACGTTTGCCGCAAATCCTGAAGATCGAGAAGGAGACGGAGGAGCGACGCCAGCGGTGGCGCATGAAAATCTGGGAGCTCTTGCCTGACTACAAACCGAGAGAGGACAGCTTGTGGTAG
- the LOC6730805 gene encoding palmitoyltransferase ZDHHC23 isoform X1 produces the protein MFLMSAGSSDFVSAAWRSEAEESKREKNGSLCCCEYVAEDSRQRSHILGCCCNCVDFDLVCTRLVTCRAIDRRNIDGMLIAFQDRLRLPWRGGAKRISPAAVAPAFIVPLMLGLATLNSNTAIVLMLTLVGFTIWGMELAKRTATRTNFFLSWLVFSVFYMIIIFEFQVPLLELAPEENYALMFFSCTALYCLYSAKALSPLNLVSAQYGTTPKDELPGIAEASSGEEQAEAQTTLQMESVLSLNDDEVVDMDTAERSGLMHGQPNICEICRKVTPRRAYHCPVCGTCVKRRDHHSYWLNCCIGERNYVWYIVGLALSEIALLLGANLTLTSICHPFMVVRPLGYPVLLPDDCSEVFEGFDLGISFVVACYALLISSYIAFILARQAYLWWKGSTLHEYKRASNAAGRNRIWSNWRAILK, from the exons ATGTTCTTGATGTCAGCCGGCTCCTCCGATTTTGTGTCTGCAGCTTGGAGGTCAGAGGCCGAGGAGTCCAAGCGGGAAAAGAACGGGAGTCTCTGCTGCTGCGAGTACGTGGCTGAGGACAGTCGACAGCGATCCCACATCCTAGGATGCTGTTGTAACTGCGTGGACTTCGACTTAGTTTGCACGAG ACTTGTCACCTGCCGAGCCATTGATCGAAGGAACATCGACGGCATGCTCATCGCCTTCCAGGACAGACTGCGCCTGCCTTGGCGCGGAGGAGCCAAGCGAATATCGCCCGCAGCCGTTGCTCCCGCCTTCATTGTCCCCCTCATGCTGGGATTGGCCACTCTGAACTCGAATACCGCCATAGTGCTGATGCTCACGCTGGTGGGCTTCACCATCTGGGGCATGGAACTGGCTAAGCGGACCGCCACGCGGACAAACTTCTTTTTGAGCTGGCTGGTCTTCTCGGTGTTCTACATGATCATCATATTTGAGTTTCAGGTTCCTCTACTGGAGCTGGCTCCGGAGGAGAACTACGCGTTAATGTTCTTCTCCTGTACCGCTTTGTATTGCCTCTACTCCGCCAAGGCACTGTCGCCCTTGAATCTTGTTTCTGCTCAATACGGAACCACGCCCAAGGATGAGCTGCCTGGCATCGCCGAGGCATCAAGTGGCGAGGAACAGGCAGAGGCCCAGACCACACTCCAGATGGAGAGTGTGCTGAGTTTGAATGATGACGAGGTGGTGGATATGGACACTGCTGAGCGATCGGGATTGATGCACGGTCAGCCCAATATCTGCGAGATCTGCCGGAAGGTGACTCCAAGGCGGGCATACCACTGCCCCGTCTGCGGAACCTGCGTGAAGAGGCGCGATCACCACAGCTACTGGCTAAACTGCTGCATTGGGGAGCGGAACTACGTGTGGTACATTGTTGGACTGGCTCTGTCGGAGATCGCTCTGCTGCTCGGCGCAAACTTGACCCTCACTTCCATTTGCCATCCGTTTATGGTGGTGCGACCGCTTGGTTATCCAGTTCTTTTGCCCGACGACTGCAGTGAGGTGTTCGAAGGCTTCGA TCTCGGAATCTCCTTTGTGGTGGCTTGCTATGCTCTGCTCATTTCGTCCTACATAGCCTTTATACTAGCTAGACAGGCTTACTTGTGGTGGAAGGGATCCACCTTGCACGAATACAAGCGCGCCTCCAACGCCGCAGGTCGCAACCGAATCTGGAGCAACTGGCGAGCCATCTTGAAGTGA
- the LOC6730804 gene encoding histidine protein methyltransferase 1 homolog: MFKFNFDVKAESSEDPEAVKTDIFSKQENSEERESGITKDIDWYQSEKVQPLDNIISAMDFYELNAKEMEVGKTTIKHLVAGFLLEDLKEQSHLVNLDLRKSEEKHSDLISGVYEGGAKIWECTEDLLLYLSEKYEDSFWKEKRVLDLGCGCGLLGIYAMKHGARVDFQDYNKDVLEYITYPNILLNVDDSLSEDEKLKFLDNSTTLYSGDWSHFAELTRDVEKYDLILTSETIYNIANQQKLLDTFAGRLKSDGVILVAAKSHYFGVGGGLEQFSEIIRLGNVFQSESVWQADENLKRGILQLKFK; encoded by the exons AtgttcaaatttaattttgatgtGAAGGCGGAATCCTCGGAAGATCCAGAGGCCGTTAAAACTGATATTTTTAGCAAGCAGGAAAATTCGGAAGAACGTGAGTCGGGTATCACAAAGGATATAGATTGGTACCAGTCGGAGAAAGTACAACCATTGGATAACATAATTTCGGCAATGGATTTCTATGAGCTTAACGCCAAGGAAATGGAGGTGGGAAAGACGACGATAAAACATCTTGTGGCCGGGTTTCTGCTAGAGGATTTGAAGGAGCAATCCCACCTGGTAAACCTGGATCTCAGGAAGTCTGAGGAAAAGCACTCAGATTTGATTTCCGGTGTCTACGAGGGGGGTGCTAAAATATGGGAATGCACAGAGGATCTTCTACTATATCTATCCGAAAAGTACGAGGACTCATTCTGGAAGGAGAAAAGAGTCTTAGATTTGGGATGTGGCTGCGGATTGCTGGGAATATATGCAATGAAACACGGCGCACGAGTGGATTTTCAGGACTAC AACAAAGATGTGCTGGAATACATAACATATCCAAATATCCTGCTAAATGTAGACGACTCTTTATCTGAAGACGAAAAGCTGAAATTTTTGGACAACAGTACAACCTTATATTCTGGAGATTGGTCTCATTTTGCTGAACTAACAAGGGATGTAGAGAAATACGATCTAATACTTACCTCAGAGACTATATACAATATTGCAAATCAGCAAAAGCTCTTGGATACCTTTGCTGGTCGCTTGAAATCCGATGGAGTCATTTTGGTTGCTGCAAAATCTCATTATTTTGGAGTTGGTGGCGGCCTGGAACAGTTTTCAGAAATCATTAGGCTGGGTAATGTTTTCCAAAGTGAGAGTGTTTGGCAGGCAGACGAAAACTTAAAAAGAGGAATCttgcaattgaaatttaaataa
- the LOC6730809 gene encoding uncharacterized protein LOC6730809, translating to MSFIDQEVTEFRAKCEKQVPHTKIIICSNSLIRVDIYPERPNRSMTMCLRFPENYPQSTQILVELKSRVYSEMLLTELTRLIDDYARDFLGKPQALQVLAFAQQYLTDNPLCVCLEEIKQLRADIKTGGTESQLKLKQKNKSVELVAKGGRYTYRVTAVVPDSYPMQSVELRGQDSNLPAVLVRYLNGQSKEIARQCVEPPIRMSKEALANFRPVRSLQRSLKFCLEATRDFHTERCPICDSTVLPEYPEDIEKDDNADFFIERVYCGHLFHQGCLKKYLSEPPFPKGGKLCPAARRHPRSDAQTYMGRSQGGGANVSKTPEDTVCGIKLAHDRWVVSVKTAEARWAQKQARQRELEEVVDFLQ from the coding sequence ATGAGCTTTATTGACCAAGAAGTCACGGAGTTCCGAGCAAAATGTGAGAAGCAGGTGCCGCACACGAAGATCATTATTTGCTCCAACTCCCTGATCCGGGTTGACATATACCCGGAGCGGCCGAATCGCTCGATGACTATGTGCCTTCGATTTCCAGAAAACTACCCGCAGAGCACCCAAATTCTGGTGGAGCTGAAGAGTCGTGTGTACTCCGAAATGCTTCTGACGGAGCTTACCCGGCTGATCGACGACTATGCCAGGGATTTCCTCGGGAAGCCACAGGCACTGCAAGTGCTGGCCTTCGCCCAACAGTATTTAACTGATAATCCGCTGTGCGTGTGCTTGGAGGAGATCAAGCAGCTGAGAGCGGACATCAAGACTGGAGGCACGGAGAGCCAGTTGAAGCTgaagcagaaaaacaaaagcgtaGAGCTGGTCGCCAAGGGCGGACGCTACACCTACAGAGTAACCGCTGTTGTTCCGGACAGCTATCCCATGCAGAGTGTGGAACTGCGCGGCCAAGATTCCAATCTCCCAGCCGTGCTCGTGCGTTACCTAAACGGCCAGTCGAAGGAGATAGCCCGGCAGTGCGTGGAGCCGCCGATCCGTATGAGCAAGGAGGCTCTAGCCAATTTTCGGCCTGTTAGGAGTCTGCAACGCTCGCTGAAGTTCTGCCTGGAGGCCACCCGTGACTTTCACACAGAACGTTGTCCCATATGTGATAGTACCGTGCTACCCGAGTACCCAGAGGACATAGAAAAGGATGACAATGCGGACTTCTTCATCGAGCGTGTCTACTGTGGTCATCTCTTTCACCAGGGCTGCCTTAAGAAATACCTGTCAGAGCCTCCGTTTCCAAAGGGCGGCAAATTATGTCCCGCCGCGCGCCGTCATCCTCGTTCCGATGCCCAGACCTATATGGGCAGGTCACAGGGAGGAGGAGCCAACGTTTCAAAAACTCCGGAGGACACTGTGTGCGGAATCAAGCTGGCTCACGATCGCTGGGTGGTCAGCGTAAAGACCGCGGAGGCGCGCTGGGCCCAGAAACAGGCTCGCCAAAGAGAACTGGAGGAGGTTGTCGACTTTTTGCAATAA
- the LOC27206524 gene encoding serine--tRNA ligase, cytoplasmic: MVLDLDLFRSDKGGNPDLVRENQKKRFKDVALVETVIAKDTEWRQCRHRADNLNKVKNVCSKVIGEKMKKKEPVGAMSEDLPADVTKDLTEIVAETLQPLTVNQIKQLRVLIDDAMTENQKSLELAEQTRNTSLREVGNHLHESVPVSNDEDENRVERTFGDCEKRGKYSHVDLIVMIDGMNAEKGAVVSGGRGYFLTGAAVFLEQALIQHALHLLYARDYVPLYTPFFMRKEVMQEVAQLSQFDEELYKVVGKGSEKAEEVGIDEKYLIATSEQPIAAYHRDEWLPEASLPIKYAGLSTCFRQEVGSHGRDTRGIFRVHQFEKVEQFVLTSPHDNKSWEMMDEMIGNAEQFCQSLGIPYRVVNIVSGALNHAASKKLDLEAWFGGSGAYRELVSCSNCLDYQARRLLVRFGQTKKMNAAVDYVHMLNATMCAATRVICAILETHQTETGIKVPEPLKKYMPAKFQDEIPFVKPAPIDLELAAAEKQKGKKEKTKKDPAAG; the protein is encoded by the coding sequence ATGGtgctggatctggatctgttTCGCAGCGACAAGGGCGGCAACCCGGACCTCGTGCgcgaaaatcaaaagaagCGCTTCAAGGATGTGGCGCTGGTGGAGACTGTGATTGCCAAGGATACGGAGTGGCGTCAGTGCCGCCACCGTGCCGACAACCTGAACAAGGTGAAGAACGTCTGCAGCAAGGTGATCGGCGAGAAGATGAAGAAGAAGGAGCCGGTGGGTGCCATGAGCGAGGACCTGCCCGCAGACGTGACTAAGGATCTCACCGAAATTGTGGCCGAGACACTGCAGCCGTTGACCGTCAACCAGATCAAGCAGCTGCGCGTGCTCATCGACGACGCAATGACAGAGAACCAGAAGTCGCTGGAGCTTGCCGAGCAGACAAGGAACACCTCACTGCGGGAGGTGGGCAACCACCTGCACGAGTCCGTGCCTGTGTCTAACGACGAGGACGAGAACCGCGTGGAGCGCACCTTTGGCGACTGTGAAAAGCGCGGCAAGTACTCGCATGTGGACCTCATCGTGATGATCGACGGCATGAATGCGGAGAAAGGAGCCGTGGTATCCGGCGGACGTGGTTACTTCCTTACCGGAGCCGCAGTCTTCTTGGAGCAGGCTCTCATCCAGCACGCCCTGCACCTGCTGTACGCCCGTGACTACGTTCCCCTGTACACGCCCTTCTTCATGCGGAAGGAGGTAATGCAGGAGGTGGCCCAGCTGTCACAGTTCGACGAGGAGCTCTACAAGGTGGTGGGCAAGGGCAGCGAGAAGGCCGAGGAGGTGGGCATCGATGAGAAGTACCTGATCGCCACCTCAGAGCAGCCCATCGCCGCCTATCATCGCGATGAATGGCTGCCGGAGGCTTCGCTGCCCATTAAGTATGCTGGTCTGTCCACCTGCTTCCGCCAGGAAGTTGGCTCGCACGGACGCGACACTCGCGGCATTTTCCGCGTCCACCAGTTCGAGAAGGTGGAGCAGTTCGTACTGACCTCCCCACACGACAACAAGTCGTGGGAGATGATGGACGAGATGATCGGGAATGCGGAGCAGTTCTGCCAGTCGCTGGGCATTCCATATCGCGTTGTTAACATCGTTTCCGGTGCCCTCAACCATGCAGCCTCCAAGAAACTGGATCTCGAGGCCTGGTTCGGCGGCAGCGGCGCTTACAGGGAACTTGTCTCGTGCTCTAACTGCTTGGACTACCAGGCCCGTCGTCTGCTCGTCCGTTTCGGCCAGACCAAGAAGATGAACGCCGCCGTCGACTATGTGCACATGCTGAACGCCACGATGTGTGCAGCCACTCGCGTCATCTGCGCCATCCTGGAGACCCATCAGACAGAGACGGGCATCAAGGTGCCGGAGCCATTGAAGAAGTACATGCCGGCGAAGTTCCAGGATGAGATTCCGTTCGTCAAGCCCGCTCCCATTGATCTGGAGTTGGCTGCCGCCGAGAAGCAGAAAGGCAAAAAGGAGAAAACCAAGAAGGACCCGGCCGCCGGTTAA
- the LOC27207921 gene encoding splicing factor 3B subunit 2, with protein sequence MADQLNNEPGQPTPLMSIRFDQQQHENAAANGNENGNGNANGDGDASEDAVDAEKAAGELVLPKALEDVLALKDQRAAEFTVDADSQGGSGGATHDGDEADVGEDSEEDADNQVNGSASQKPGKQSKAERNKKKKKRKKQNRKIRHQIEFERQQQLAQAEENEPEAKDSETKAQGSEDEQVAEKEKKDKRKESRSKRRKDRGDEKDTDKKAGEANDENVTIEYVPEKITIADLAPMYRQFYRVFEIFKLENKPKPVEKDKSSHDSESHPRDKKATDKQLEDEDDDGDDDEERKEDKEKLSKRKLKKLTRLSVAELKQLVSRPDVVEMHDVTARDPKLLVQLKAYRNTVQVPRHWCFKRKYLQGKRGIEKPPFDLPAFIKKTGIMEMRESLQEREDAKTLKAKMRERVRPKMGKIDIDYQKLHDAFFKWQTKPRMTIHGDLYYEGKEFETRLKEKKPGDLSEELRIALGMPVGPNSHKIPPPWLIAQQRYGPPPSYPNLKIPGLNAPIPEGTSFGYHAGGWGKPPVDENGKPLYGDVFGTNLLDLDNGVDEADIERNQWGELESESEESSEEEEEDGEDLGDQQDETGLVTPVEGLVTPSGLTSVPAGMETPENIELRKKKIEAEMEDNETPVLYQVLPEKRTDRIGASMMGSTHVYDVSGSGANKQPPVRSTTDREGIVELALDPSELDLDNDAMAQRYEQQMREQQNHLQKEDLSDMLAEHVARQKSKRKRQQTDPAKTTKKYKEFKF encoded by the exons atggcggACCAGTTAAACAACGAG CCCGGCCAACCCACGCCGCTCATGTCCATTCGCTtcgaccagcagcagcacgaaAATGCGGCGGCCAATGGAAATGAGAACGGCAATGGGAATGCCAATGGCGACGGCGATGCCTCTGAAGATGCTGTTGATGCCGAGAAAGCGGCCGGAGAACTGGTCCTGCCCAAGGCCTTGGAGGACGTGCTGGCTTTGAAGGATCAAAGGGCAGCCGAGTTTACGGTGGACGCCGATTCGCAGGGTGGCAGTGGGGGTGCTACCCACGACGGCGACGAAGCGGATGTGGGCGAGGACAGCGAGGAGGATGCGGATAACCAGGTGAACGGGAGTGCCAGCCAAAAGCCCGGCAAGCAGAGCAAGGCGGAGCgtaacaaaaagaagaagaagcgaaAGAAGCAGAACAGGAAGATACGCCACCAGATTGAGTTcgaacggcagcagcagttggcCCAAGCGGAGGAGAACGAACCGGAGGCCAAGGACTCGGAGACAAAAGCCCAGGGCAGCGAGGACGAACAGGTtgccgaaaaagaaaagaaggaCAAACGCAAAGAGAGTCGCAGCAAGCGCAGGAAGGATCGCGGTGATGAGAAAGATACGGACAAAAAGGCTGGCGAGGCCAATGATGAAAATGTGACCATTGA ATATGTGCCCGAAAAGATAACCATAGCCGATTTGGCTCCAATGTACCGCCAGTTTTATCGTGTGTTCGAAATCTTCAAGCTGGAAAACAAACCAAAGCCTGTGGAGAAGGACAAATCTTCGCACGATTCTGAGTCCCATCCCAGGGACAAAAAGGCTACCGACAAACAGctcgaggacgaggacgatgaCGGCGATGATGACGAAGAGCGCAAGGAAGACAAGGAGAAGCTGTCCAAGCGGAAACTTAAGAAACTCACCCGTTTGAGTGTAGCAGAACTGAAACAACTGGTCTCTCGTCCTGACGTAGTGGAGATGCACGATGTCACAGCGAGAGATCCCAAACTACTGGTTCAACTGAAAGCCTATAGGAACACAGTACAAGTGCCGCGGCATTGGTGCTTCAAGCGAAAATATCTGCAGGGCAAAAGGGGTATCGAGAAGCCTCCGTTCGATCTCCCCGCCTTCATCAAAAAGACGGGCATCATGGAGATGCGCGAATCGTTGCAGGAACGAGAGGACGCCAAGACCCTCAAGGCTAAGATGCGTGAACGCGTCCGCCCCAAGATGGGCAAAATTGACATTGACTACCAGAAACTTCACGATGCCTTCTTTAAGTGGCAGACCAAGCCCCGCATGACCATTCATGGCGACCTCTACTACGAGGGCAAGGAGTTTGAGACGCGCCTTAAGGAAAAGAAGCCCGGAGATCTCTCCGAGGAGTTGCGCATTGCTTTGGGAATGCCCGTGGGACCCAACTCACACAAGATTCCGCCACCATGGCTCATTGCTCAACAGCGCTACGGGCCGCCGCCCTCGTATCCGAATCTTAAAATTCCCGGCCTGAATGCTCCGATCCCAGAAGGAACCTCGTTCGGGTATCATGCAGGAGGTTGGGGCAAGCCGCCAGTGGATGAGAACGGAAAACCGCTGTACGGTGACGTATTTGGAACCAACTTATTGGACCTCGAT AATGGCGTAGACGAAGCTGACATCGAACGTAACCAATGGGGCGAACTGGAATCGGAGTCCGAAGAATCATccgaggaggaagaggaagatgGCGAGGATTTGGGCGATCAGCAGGATGAGACTGGCCTGGTAACGCCAGTAGAGGGACTAGTAACACCCTCTGGACTCACCAGTGTTCCAGCTGGCATGGAAACCCCCGAGAACATTGAGCTTCGCAAGAAGAAAATTGAAGCCGAGATGGAGGA CAACGAAACCCCTGTTCTGTATCAAGTGCTGCCCGAGAAGCGCACCGACCGCATAGGGGCTTCCATGATGGGATCAACCCATGTCTACGACGTCAGTGGCAGTGGGGCTAACAAACAGCCACCAGTTCGATCAACCACAGATCGCGAGGGCATTGTGGAACTGGCGCTCGATCCTAGCGAATTGGACTTGGACAATGACGCAATGGCCCAGCGTTATGAGCAACAAATGCGTGAGCAGCAGAATCACCTGCAGAAGGAGGATCTGTCAGACATGTTGGCCGAACATGTGGCGCGGCAGAAATCGAAGCGCAAGCGACAGCAAACGGATCCGGCCAAGACCACAAAGAAGTACAAGGAGTTCAAGTTTTAG
- the LOC6730805 gene encoding palmitoyltransferase ZDHHC23 isoform X2: MLIAFQDRLRLPWRGGAKRISPAAVAPAFIVPLMLGLATLNSNTAIVLMLTLVGFTIWGMELAKRTATRTNFFLSWLVFSVFYMIIIFEFQVPLLELAPEENYALMFFSCTALYCLYSAKALSPLNLVSAQYGTTPKDELPGIAEASSGEEQAEAQTTLQMESVLSLNDDEVVDMDTAERSGLMHGQPNICEICRKVTPRRAYHCPVCGTCVKRRDHHSYWLNCCIGERNYVWYIVGLALSEIALLLGANLTLTSICHPFMVVRPLGYPVLLPDDCSEVFEGFDLGISFVVACYALLISSYIAFILARQAYLWWKGSTLHEYKRASNAAGRNRIWSNWRAILK; this comes from the exons ATGCTCATCGCCTTCCAGGACAGACTGCGCCTGCCTTGGCGCGGAGGAGCCAAGCGAATATCGCCCGCAGCCGTTGCTCCCGCCTTCATTGTCCCCCTCATGCTGGGATTGGCCACTCTGAACTCGAATACCGCCATAGTGCTGATGCTCACGCTGGTGGGCTTCACCATCTGGGGCATGGAACTGGCTAAGCGGACCGCCACGCGGACAAACTTCTTTTTGAGCTGGCTGGTCTTCTCGGTGTTCTACATGATCATCATATTTGAGTTTCAGGTTCCTCTACTGGAGCTGGCTCCGGAGGAGAACTACGCGTTAATGTTCTTCTCCTGTACCGCTTTGTATTGCCTCTACTCCGCCAAGGCACTGTCGCCCTTGAATCTTGTTTCTGCTCAATACGGAACCACGCCCAAGGATGAGCTGCCTGGCATCGCCGAGGCATCAAGTGGCGAGGAACAGGCAGAGGCCCAGACCACACTCCAGATGGAGAGTGTGCTGAGTTTGAATGATGACGAGGTGGTGGATATGGACACTGCTGAGCGATCGGGATTGATGCACGGTCAGCCCAATATCTGCGAGATCTGCCGGAAGGTGACTCCAAGGCGGGCATACCACTGCCCCGTCTGCGGAACCTGCGTGAAGAGGCGCGATCACCACAGCTACTGGCTAAACTGCTGCATTGGGGAGCGGAACTACGTGTGGTACATTGTTGGACTGGCTCTGTCGGAGATCGCTCTGCTGCTCGGCGCAAACTTGACCCTCACTTCCATTTGCCATCCGTTTATGGTGGTGCGACCGCTTGGTTATCCAGTTCTTTTGCCCGACGACTGCAGTGAGGTGTTCGAAGGCTTCGA TCTCGGAATCTCCTTTGTGGTGGCTTGCTATGCTCTGCTCATTTCGTCCTACATAGCCTTTATACTAGCTAGACAGGCTTACTTGTGGTGGAAGGGATCCACCTTGCACGAATACAAGCGCGCCTCCAACGCCGCAGGTCGCAACCGAATCTGGAGCAACTGGCGAGCCATCTTGAAGTGA